A genomic segment from Gossypium hirsutum isolate 1008001.06 chromosome D04, Gossypium_hirsutum_v2.1, whole genome shotgun sequence encodes:
- the LOC121216111 gene encoding secreted RxLR effector protein 161-like encodes MTDAKLGVQPTTLGFYLSLYDYPKTAEEREHMSKVPYVSVVGSLMYVMLCKHLNICFALGMFSRYQVNLGLRHWQAVKHILRYLKRTRDYMIVYSRENLTPVGYTDSDFQTYKDSKKSMSKNVFALGHGAIAWISVKQTCNIDSTIEAEYVAASKATKEAIWLRKFITDSEVNPSMKKL; translated from the coding sequence ATGACTGATGCAAAGCTAGGTGTTCAACCAACTACATTAggtttttatctttctttatatGACTATCCTAAGACAGCAgaagaaagagagcatatgagtaaggttccatATGTTTCGGTagttggaagccttatgtatgtGATGCTTTGCAAACATCTGAATATTTGTTTCGCATTAGGAATGTTTAGTCGATATCAGGTGAATCTAGGTCTCAGGCATTGGCAAGctgtaaagcatatattaaggtatcttaaaagaaccaGGGATTATATGATTGTGTATTCTAGGGAGAACCTTACTCCTGTTGGATATACAGATTCAGACTTCCAAACCTATAAAGATTCAAAGAAATCAATGTCGAAAAATGTATTCGCTCTAGGCCATGGAGCCATAGCATGGATAAGTGTAAAACAAACCTGCAATATTGACTCTACTATAGAGGCCGAGTATGTGGCTGCTTCTAAGGCAACaaaagaagcaatatggcttcGAAAGTTCATAACTGATAGTGAAGTCAATCCTAGTATGAAAAAACTATAA